One region of Wyeomyia smithii strain HCP4-BCI-WySm-NY-G18 chromosome 3, ASM2978416v1, whole genome shotgun sequence genomic DNA includes:
- the LOC129726644 gene encoding uncharacterized protein LOC129726644, which translates to MMLNSMIDPSCSQMFAVAQFFEKQQLRVLAVPVSWMHDGYLMWPKLPSNDKLEKLRTGGIEFHGSTKKIPAIMGRKYKSLQAAEAAAEDLLKQEVSDIEAKRKLLKHRRNQKIESRPPKDYNKMIQLQTLSHQGQIPGTEKNEPPRHLLQTKDFDTRPMGLAKPTISIQTEQSLDPGGPGTCSIIMPQQSQPHLNSQNKEGNANSKDVTSAALLELSDDQPAFQSIFLTDENIIYINPPSNSSGAAGELGNPVDSLGEITSVVTSLKSNITELGSAVTTSRTEVTDMRNEMIQMKLDIIEGIKTSIRQVVEDCLDKSFPRFATMLHMDCRDESKPQAGNSIEEHRHINDKDDLINFNKMLANKHVFEEYIKYFTKIIPPTSYYAKGDSACYIIVDCLFTRPFWNNFTWTGINRGNKSKRGFREFANVLQLLFAIVSIGDPTYTRIKLESFCKNRLFRYSKARSSSKQLRRSTCRRTRVKGDEAVVPVDGLVDDDNRSGAYHSNQESIDAAVVDDVEDGDGLINNITADSTDHEESDEDSHMDIDMASRVEVLIN; encoded by the exons ATGATGTTAAATAGTATGATTGATCCGAGTTGTTCGCAGATGTTTGCTGTGGCTCAATTTTTCGAGAAGCAGCAGCTGCGTGTACTGGCTGTTCCAGTTTCGTGGATGCACGACGGCTATCTGATGTGGCCTAAGCTTCCCTCCAACGACAAGCTGGAGAAGCTGCGTACTGGTGGAATTGAATTTCATGGTTCCACAAAAAAGATTCCTGCCATTATGGGTCGTAAATATAAAAGCTTACAAGCCGCGGAAGCTGCTGCTGAAGACCTACTTAAGCAGGAAGTATCGGACATCGAAGCTAAGCGGAAGTTACTGAAGCACCGGAGAAATCAGAAGATTGAATCACGCCCTCCTAAAGATTATAACAAAATGATCCAGTTGCAAACACTATCGCATCAGGGACAGATTCCTGGAACTGAAAAAAACGAACCACCTCGTCATTTACTGCAAACGAAGGATTTCGATACTCGGCCAATGGGATTGGCCAAACCTACCATATCAATCCAAACTGAGCAATCATTGGATCCAGGTGGTCCTGGTACCTGTAGCATTATTATGCCACAACAATCACAACCCCATTTGAATTCACAAAACAAGGAAGGAAATGCCAATTCTAAAG atGTGACTTCGGCCGCTCTATTAGAGCTTTCAGATGATCAACCGGCATTTCAGTCTATATTTCTGACTGATGAGAACATCATTTACATCAACCCACCGTCAAACAGTTCTGGAGCCGCAGGAGAACTAG GCAACCCTGTAGATTCGTTAGGCGAAATAACAAGCGTTGTGACATCGTTGAAGTCCAACATAACAGAGCTGGGCTCTGCAGTAACCACATCGAGGACTGAAGTGACGGATATGAGGAACGAAATGATTCAAATGAAGCTAGATATTATCGAGGGCATTAAAACATCGATTCGACAAGTGGTTGAAGATTGTTTGGACAAAAGCTTCCCGCGTTTTGCTACAATGCTCCATATGGATTGTAGAGATGAATCTAAGCCACAAGCAGGAAATTCAATTGAAGAACATAGACACATAAACGACAAGGACGACTTAATCAACTTCAATAAAATGTTGGCCAACAAACATGTATTTGAGGAATAC ATCAAATATTTCACAAAAATTATTCCCCCTACTAGTTACTACGCAAAAGGTGATTCTGCATGCTATATAATTGTGGACTGTCTTTTCACACGACCGTTTTGGAATAATTTTACTTGGACCGGAATCAACCGAGGAAATAAGTCAAAAAGAGGTTTTCGCGAATTTGCCAATGTTCTACAACTTCTCTTCGCAATAGTAAGCATCGGTGACCCAACGTATACGAGAATTAAATTGGAATCATTTTGCAAGAATCGACTTTTCCGCTACTCGAAAGCAAGGTCTTCTAGTAAGCAGTTGCGCAGATCCACGTGTCGCCGCACACGAGTGAAAGGCGATGAGGCAGTTGTACCAGTTGATGGTCTGGTTGATGACGACAATCGTAGTGGAGCGTATCATTCTAACCAAGAGTCAATTGATGCTGCTGTAGTTGACGATGTCGAGGATGGTGATGGACTGATTAATAATATTACAGCTGATTCAACTGACCACGAAGAGTCAGATGAAGATTCGCATATGGATATTGACATGGCATCTCGTGTCGAAGTTTTGATCAATTAA